In Bosea sp. PAMC 26642, the DNA window TCCATTTTTTCGGCAATTGTCCGTTCTTGAAGCATTAATACGACGGCATCGCTCTGGCTGGACAAAGGCGAGGCAAACACGTCGACGACACGGTCGGTTCCGAGACGTGGCGAGCCGAGATCGAGACGATACTCGCTGACGCTCGAACCGCGCCGTTGCACCTCCTCCACCAGCGCAAGCACGGGTGAGCCAAAGGCGATGTGGTCGTCGATGCGCTGCCGCTTCAGGACGACGGCGCTGGACTGGAAGAAGTCTTCCGCCGCCGTGTTGGCGTAGAGGATGCCATGGCCCTCCCCGATCACGAGAATCGGCACAGGCAGCACGTTCAGGGCCTGGAACTCGATCGAATCCAGCAGGAATTCGCCTCGGCCCGGACCTCCGCCGTCAAAGAACGCCATCGCCATACGCAACACCTTTCGTTCAAGCCGCCTTGCGGCTCCGTTCGGTGGAAAAAAGATCGCCAAGCGCGGTCAGCGCTCGGCGCGGATCGTCCGTGGTCAGAAGCGCGCGCCGCACGTCCGGCTCGCCGTCGCAGCCACTTGCAATGGCCTCGTCGGCATAAGCCGCCAGGTGCTTGCGAGCATGCCTGACCCCGTGGTCCTGCCCCAGCAGCGACAACAGGCCCTCATAGTGTTCGCGGGCAACATCGTGCTTCTGCGCGAGGCCCAGGCGCTGCGGAGTGCGGCCGGCAAGCTCTGCGCCGATCTCCCCGACGATCCAGGGCCGGCCCAGTGCCGACCGGCCGACCATGACGAAATCCGCGCCGGACTGCGCAAGGCAGGCCCGGGCATCGGCCACGTCGTGAATGTCCCCATTGGCGACGAGCGGAAATTCATCGACAGCGTCGCGCACGGCCCGGATTGCCTGCCAGTCGGCGACGCCTTTATAAAATTGCTGGCGGGTGCGGCCATGCACGGCGATCATCGCCACTCCGGCCGCCACCGCTCTGCGCGCGAGTTCCGGCGCATTGCGACTGCTGTCATCCCAGCCCAGCCGCATCTTGACCGTGACCGGAACGGAGACCGCCGTGACAGCGGCTTCGATCAACCGCATCGCATGATCGAGATCGCGCATCAGCGCCGAGCCCGCCCAGCCGCCAGTCACCTTCTTGGCGGGGCACCCCATGTTGATGTCGACGATCTGCGCGCCGTTCGCCTCGGCCAACCTCGCCGCCTCGCCGAGCCAATGCGGATCGCATCCCGCCAACTGCACGACATGAGGGAAGACGCCTGCTCCCTCGGCGCGGATCCGCGCCTCTTCGCTGCCGCGTACGAACTCGTCCGACGCGACCATCTCGGACACGACGAGTCCCGCCCCGTAGCGCGCGGCTATCCGGCGCATGACGATATCGGTCACGCCCGACATCGGCGCCAGGAACGCACGCGACGCGACGGCAACCCCGCCAATCATCTGCACATCAGAGCCCGAATATGAGGCAACTTCCATTGTGCATATTTATTGGACATTGCTGCACAAGCGCAAGAGGCTCGAACTGATATTGCAGCGCATCATTGCCGCACCCCCGCCGCAGGCCCGCGATCGCCCGGCCGCTCCGATATCTGCGCAAGGCGGACTTGGCGAATTCCGGCGCTGCGACTATCACCGCAACGCCTGCAGGACCAGAGCCCATGCCGACCGACACTTCCGATGACCAGATTTTGGTCGCAGCCCTTCTGGTCGCTGCCGGCCGTGGCCTGCGTGCCGGCGGCGATCGTCCCAAGCAATATCGCCACATCGCCGGCAGGCCGGTTCTTGCATATGCGCTGAAACCGTTCCTGGACGAGGCTGCAATCACCACGGTGGCGGTCGTGATCGGCGCAGGCGACGAGATGCGATATGCCGATGCCATCGCAGATCTTGCCACGGACAAGCTCGTCGGCCCGACCACCGGTGGGGTAACTCGCCAGGAATCGGTCCGGCGAGGCCTGCAGGCGCTGGCAAAGTCCGGCTTCCGGGGCGTCGTGCTGGTCCATGACGCGGCGCGCCCCTTCGTCTCCGGGGCACTGATCCAGCGCGCGATCGCCGCGGCCGTCGAAGCACCCGCCGCCATCCCGGCGCTACCCGTGACCGACACGATCAAGCGCGTCGACGCGCAAGGCCACGTCGAGGAGACACCGGCACGCGCTCGCCTCGTCAGCGTCCAGACGCCCCAGGCCTTCGAGTTTGACCGGCTGCTCGCAGCCCATGATGCTGCGAGCGCGGCCGGGCAGGACAGCTTCACCGACGATGCCGCACTGATGGAATGGGCCGGCCACAGGGTCGCGACCTTCCCCGGAGACCCCGCCAACGTGAAGCTGACCCATGCCGAAGACTTCGTCCGCGCACAAAATGCTCGCAGCCTGACCGTCCGCGTCGGCTCGGGCTACGACGTCCACGCCTTAGGGCCGGGCGACCATGTCTGGCTCGGCGGCATCCGTATCCCGCATGCCCAAGGCGTGATCGCGCATTCGGACGGCGATGTCGCACTCCATGCCTTGACCGACGCGCTGCTGGGCGCACTGGCCGACGGCGATATCGGCACGCATTTCCCGCCGAGCGATCCGCAGTGGAGGGGAGCCTCCTCGGACCGTTTCCTGGCCTTCGCAGCCGGGCGCGTCGCCGAGCGGGGAGGCCTGATCGACCATCTCGACATCACCATCGTCTGCGAGGCGCCGAAGGTCGGCCCGCACCGCGAAACGATCCGCGCCCGCATCGCGGAAATCGCCGGCATCCGGATCGCCCAGGTCGCCATCAAGGCGACCACGTCCGAGCGCCTGGGTTTCACAGGACGCGGCGAAGGGCTCGCGGCTTTCGCGACAGCGACCGTCCGCCTGCCCGAGTCGGAGTGAGGCGACATGTTCGATGCGGAGATCACCGCCCTTGCCGTTGCAGTCCTGGCACTCTGCCGCGAGCGCGGCCTGACTGTCGCAACCGTCGAATCCTGCACCGGCGGATTGGTCTGCGCCGCACTAACGTCGATACCGGGCTCGTCGGACATCGTTCTGGGCGGGCTCGCGACCTATTCGAACGCCGCCAAGAGCGCGCTCGCCAGCGTTCCCCCAGCCTTGATCGAAGCCCATGGCGCCGTGAGTGAACCGGTCGCGCAGGCCATGGCCGAAGGCGGTCGCGCACGGCTCGACGCCGATCTCGCGGTTTCGATCACCGGCGTCGCCGGTCCCGGAGGCGGTAGCACGGAAAAGCCGGTCGGACTGGTGCATTTCGGCTGCGCGTCGCAAGGCCAGTCGACGCAGCATCGCGAGCGCCGCTTCGGGCCGCTGTCGCGTGACGAAATCCGCCGGCAATCGGTCATCGTCGCGCTGGAGATGCTGAAGGACGCCGCGCTCAGCCGCCGCTGACGGCAGCAGGCAAGATGCCCCTGCCATAGACCAAATCGGCGCGCCGCTCGAAGGCTTCCGCGAACTTCCGGAAAGCCTTGTCGAACATCGCTCCCATCAGCAGCCCGAGCATCCGGCTGGCGAATTCGTAGGAAATGAAGAAGCCGATCTCGCAGCCGCTGTCATGCGGCTTGAACGTCCAGCGGTTCTCCAGATAGCGAAACGGCCCATCGACATATTCGACCAGGATCTTGAGATTGGCGGGATCGAGCGTGACGCGGCTGGTGAAGGTCTCGCGGATCGCCTTGTAGCCGACACTCATATCGGCAAGCAGCACCTCGCCGCCGCCCTCGCGCGGGGTCCGCTTGCGCACCGTCAGCCCCTCGCAGAGCGGCAGGAACTGCGGGTAGTTCTCGACATCGGCGACGAGCGAAAACATCTGCTCCGGCGAGTGCTTCACCCGCCTGCTATTGTTGAACATCGGCATCTGCGGTCCGACCTCAGTTGCCGGTCTTGGCGGCCCGTGCCGCGCGCAAACGCGCAAAGTCCTCGCCCGCATGATGTGAGGAGCGCGTCAATGGCGTCGAGGAGACCATCAGAAAGCCCTTCACATAGGCGATCGCCTCGAAACCCTTGAATTCCTCGGGCGTGACGAAGCGGATTACGGCATGGTGCTTGCGGGAGGGCGCGAGATACTGGCCGATGGTGATGAAATCGACATCGGCGGAGCGCAGATCGTCCATCAGCTGCAGGATTTCGTTCCGCTCCTCGCCGAGCCCGACCATGATGCCGGATTTGGTGAAGATGGTCGGGTCGAGTTCCTTGACCCGCTGCAGCAGCCGCAGCGAATGGAAGTAGCGCGCGCCTGGCCGAACGGTCAGGTACCTGCCGGGCACCGTCTCGAGATTATGGTTGAACACGTCGGGCTTGGCCGCGACCACGACTTCCAGAGCGCCAGGCTTGCGCAGGAAGTCCGGCGTCAGGATCTCGATCGTGGTGCCGGGGGACGCGGCGCGGATGGCACGGATGACCTGTGCGAAATGCTCGGCGCCGCCGTCCTTCAGATCGTCGCGATCGACCGAAGTGATCACGACATGCTCGAGGCCCAACTTGGCGACGGCTTGGGCGACCTTGGCCGGCTCCAGGATATCCAGAGGCAGCGGAACACCGGTCTTGACGTTGCAGAAGGCGCAGGCCCGCGTGCAGGTGTCGCCCATGATCATGAAGGTGGCGTGCTTCTTCTCCCAGCATTCGCCGATATTGGGGCAGCCTGCCTCTTCGCAGACCGTGACGAGCTTGTTCTCCTTGACGATTTTCTGGGTCTCGGCCCATTTCGGCGAGCCCGGCGCCTTGACCCTGATCCAGTCCGGCTTGCGCAGGATCGGGTTCTCGGGCCGCTTCTGCTTCTCGGGATGGCGCAGTTCGGCAGGCACCGATGCGCCATCGGCCTTCGGATTGCCGATATTGGGCCGCGGGTCGCGGTTCAGGAGATCGAGAACGAGAGCCATGGCACCAATCCGTCGCGGCGGCTGTCCTGCCGCCGCCCATGCTGTCTAGCTAATCGCCCCGGCGTCGCAGGGCAACCTCGTCAGCGGCGACCGCGCGCCGCATTCCAGATCACGATGACGACCACAGCGCCGACGATGGCTGCCGCAAGCGTGCGCCAGAACCCGAAGATCTGGATGTCCAGCAACTCGGCGACCCGGCTGCCCAGAAAGGAACCGGCCACCCCCACCAGCATGTTGGTGAAGAGGCCATGATCGGACGAGGTCAGGCGCTCGGCAATCCAGCCGGCCAGCATCCCGATCAGAATGGTGGCGAAGAAGCCGTAGCCCGGCTGGGCCATTGTGGCAGCGAAGCTTTGCATCGTCGAATTCCCCCAGACATGTCAGAAGGGCGCCCTCACCGCCGACGGCCGCCGACGAGACGACGCCGGCTCCCTCAGGCGATAAAGCGCGCCAGCAGTACGACGAGGATCGCTCCGATCACCGCCATCGCCGCTTCGTCGAGGAAAGCATGGCCGGTGCGAAGGCGCCAGCCGGTCAGGCGCACGAGCCCCTGCCCCACCAACATGCCGAGCACGCCGACGACGGCATGTCGGACCAACCCTCCGCCGCCTACGATCAGGCTCGCGGCGAAACCCGTCACGGTGCCGAGCGCGATCGTCGGCGCCAGAACGCGCCAATCCAGCATGAGGCCACCGCCGGGCGGGAGGATCTCGACCTTGTCGTCGGGAACGGTATGGCCGGGATGGTGCGGCTTGCGGGTGCGTGTCATCATGAGCCGATTTCGGCAAAAATCGCGCGTAAAGTCCAGAGGCGGAAGCTACGCAGGGACCGGACGCAGGGACCGGAAGTGTCTCAGGCTGCCACGGCAGGCCGCAGACGTCTCCCGTTCAGGGCGAGATGGAGCGGCCGCTCGACTGTGACATGCACGATGGCGCCAATCGCAAGGCAAAGAGCCGTCGCGACAACCATGGCGATTGTGAAGCCGGCGACACCCAATGATCCGAACCGGGCAAGGACCGCGACCACGGGCACCAGCACGAAGACATGGGTCAGGTAGACGCTGTATGAGGCGTTCCCGAGGAAAACGACCCAGCGGGAATAGAGATCGTCACGGGATGATGTCCCGCGATGCGGAGGCGCCTCGAGATTGGCTGCCATGATCAGGCAGAAGCAGATCGCAAAGGCGATGGCTTTGCTGTCGAAGGTCAGGGCCACAACGATGAGTACCGTCGACAAGGCCAGTCCGGCACCGTGACCGATGACCTTGAGTTTCGGTGCCAGAAACCTGTTCGACACGGCGATGATCATGCCCAGCACGAAATAGAACACGATCCCCCGGCTGTAGACGAACAGGGCCAACCTAGCTCCAGAATCGCCGGCCGAGACCGCGTAAAGCTGGCCGGCCGCAAAAACCAGCGCAATCAGACCGATGCAGACGCAGACGCCGATCGCGTATCGAAAACAGAGCGCCAGTGCGAATACGGCATAGAAATACATCTCGTAGTTTAATGTCCAGCCTATGTTGTAATAAGGCTCTAAAGATCCGCGATGATCCAGGTAAGGCAGGAACAGAAACGTCTTGATGACGTTCACAATGTCCATCTCATGGTGGCCTAAGAAAAAGACCGTCGCCATCCAGATAGATGCCGTCAAATAGTACAGCGGCGCAATGCGATAAAGTCGCCTGATCATAAAGTCGACTGCAAATCCCTTTTTTCCAAACCCCGACCGGCTCGACCTTACCATGATGAAGCCGCTGACGGCGAAGAAGATCTTGACGCCGAAACCACCCATCTGGAGTGCCAGCAGGTTATGCTGGGTGGAGATGACGCCGGCCTTGGCCAGTTCCGTGATCAGATGGCTCCAGAGAACGAGCGTTGCGGCCTGAATGCGAAGGGCCTGCAAGCCAGTCAGGACGGGCAATTTTTCCATCTGGCGATCACAGGGCTAAGGGTTGAAGCGGACGGCACCCGAAGCGTATGCAGCGACGGTAACAATCCAAACACAGGCGGCGAGCGCCTGAACTACCGCTGGGTCACGGCAAAGATCAACCCAGCGCGTTCCAAGTCGACGGGTTCAGGTTAACACGAGTTGGATCTTGTGGCCCGCTTGCATCGTGGCGGGGCGACGGCAATGGTCCGTCAGAGCCTCAAGCGTTCAGGACCTTGCCATAGGCGTCGAGCACGCTTTCTTTCATCGTCTCCGAGAGGGTCGGGTGCGGGAAGATCGTGTGCATCAGCTCTTCCTCGGTGGTCTCGAGGTTCATCGCCACGACGAAGCCCTGAATCAACTCGGTCACTTCGGCACCAACCATATGCGCGCCCAGAAGCTTGCCGGTCTTGGCATCGAAGATGGTCTTGACCAGGCCTGAATCTTCGCCGAGCGCCACCGCCTTGCCGTTGGCGACGAAGGGGAAGCGACCGACCTTGAGGTCGTGGCCTGCGGCTTTGGCCTTGGCCTCGGTCAGGCCGACGCTGGCGATCTGCGGATGGCAATAGGTGCAGCCCGGGATCATGTTCTTGTCCATCGGGTGCGGGTGCAGACCCTTGATCGCCTCGACGCAGATCACCGCCTCGTGCTCGGCCTTGTGGGCCAGCATCGGCGGGCCGGCGACGTCGCCGATGGCATAGATGCCCTTGACGTTGGTCCGGCAGAAGCCGTCGATCGCGATGAAGCCGCGATCCGTCTTCACGCCCAGCGCCTCCAGCCCGATGTTCTCGACATTGGCGACGACGCCGACCGCCGAGATCATACGATCGGCCGTGACGGTCTGTTTGCCGCCCTTCTCATCCTCGATATGGGCGGTGACGCTGTCAGCGCCCTTCTCGACCTTGGTGACCTTGGCGCCGGTCAGGATCTTCATGCCCTGCTTCTCGAAGGCCTTCCGCGCAAAAGCGCCGATCTCGGCATCCTCGACTGGCACGACCTGCGACATCACCTCGACGACAGTGACCTCGACGCCCATCGTCCGGTAGAACGAGGCGAACTCGAT includes these proteins:
- the dusB gene encoding tRNA dihydrouridine synthase DusB: MIGGVAVASRAFLAPMSGVTDIVMRRIAARYGAGLVVSEMVASDEFVRGSEEARIRAEGAGVFPHVVQLAGCDPHWLGEAARLAEANGAQIVDINMGCPAKKVTGGWAGSALMRDLDHAMRLIEAAVTAVSVPVTVKMRLGWDDSSRNAPELARRAVAAGVAMIAVHGRTRQQFYKGVADWQAIRAVRDAVDEFPLVANGDIHDVADARACLAQSGADFVMVGRSALGRPWIVGEIGAELAGRTPQRLGLAQKHDVAREHYEGLLSLLGQDHGVRHARKHLAAYADEAIASGCDGEPDVRRALLTTDDPRRALTALGDLFSTERSRKAA
- a CDS encoding bifunctional 2-C-methyl-D-erythritol 4-phosphate cytidylyltransferase/2-C-methyl-D-erythritol 2,4-cyclodiphosphate synthase: MPTDTSDDQILVAALLVAAGRGLRAGGDRPKQYRHIAGRPVLAYALKPFLDEAAITTVAVVIGAGDEMRYADAIADLATDKLVGPTTGGVTRQESVRRGLQALAKSGFRGVVLVHDAARPFVSGALIQRAIAAAVEAPAAIPALPVTDTIKRVDAQGHVEETPARARLVSVQTPQAFEFDRLLAAHDAASAAGQDSFTDDAALMEWAGHRVATFPGDPANVKLTHAEDFVRAQNARSLTVRVGSGYDVHALGPGDHVWLGGIRIPHAQGVIAHSDGDVALHALTDALLGALADGDIGTHFPPSDPQWRGASSDRFLAFAAGRVAERGGLIDHLDITIVCEAPKVGPHRETIRARIAEIAGIRIAQVAIKATTSERLGFTGRGEGLAAFATATVRLPESE
- a CDS encoding CinA family protein; the protein is MFDAEITALAVAVLALCRERGLTVATVESCTGGLVCAALTSIPGSSDIVLGGLATYSNAAKSALASVPPALIEAHGAVSEPVAQAMAEGGRARLDADLAVSITGVAGPGGGSTEKPVGLVHFGCASQGQSTQHRERRFGPLSRDEIRRQSVIVALEMLKDAALSRR
- a CDS encoding type II toxin-antitoxin system RatA family toxin produces the protein MPMFNNSRRVKHSPEQMFSLVADVENYPQFLPLCEGLTVRKRTPREGGGEVLLADMSVGYKAIRETFTSRVTLDPANLKILVEYVDGPFRYLENRWTFKPHDSGCEIGFFISYEFASRMLGLLMGAMFDKAFRKFAEAFERRADLVYGRGILPAAVSGG
- the lipA gene encoding lipoyl synthase; translation: MALVLDLLNRDPRPNIGNPKADGASVPAELRHPEKQKRPENPILRKPDWIRVKAPGSPKWAETQKIVKENKLVTVCEEAGCPNIGECWEKKHATFMIMGDTCTRACAFCNVKTGVPLPLDILEPAKVAQAVAKLGLEHVVITSVDRDDLKDGGAEHFAQVIRAIRAASPGTTIEILTPDFLRKPGALEVVVAAKPDVFNHNLETVPGRYLTVRPGARYFHSLRLLQRVKELDPTIFTKSGIMVGLGEERNEILQLMDDLRSADVDFITIGQYLAPSRKHHAVIRFVTPEEFKGFEAIAYVKGFLMVSSTPLTRSSHHAGEDFARLRAARAAKTGN
- a CDS encoding GlsB/YeaQ/YmgE family stress response membrane protein, with the translated sequence MAQPGYGFFATILIGMLAGWIAERLTSSDHGLFTNMLVGVAGSFLGSRVAELLDIQIFGFWRTLAAAIVGAVVVIVIWNAARGRR
- a CDS encoding GlsB/YeaQ/YmgE family stress response membrane protein, whose product is MMTRTRKPHHPGHTVPDDKVEILPPGGGLMLDWRVLAPTIALGTVTGFAASLIVGGGGLVRHAVVGVLGMLVGQGLVRLTGWRLRTGHAFLDEAAMAVIGAILVVLLARFIA
- a CDS encoding acyltransferase family protein — translated: MEKLPVLTGLQALRIQAATLVLWSHLITELAKAGVISTQHNLLALQMGGFGVKIFFAVSGFIMVRSSRSGFGKKGFAVDFMIRRLYRIAPLYYLTASIWMATVFFLGHHEMDIVNVIKTFLFLPYLDHRGSLEPYYNIGWTLNYEMYFYAVFALALCFRYAIGVCVCIGLIALVFAAGQLYAVSAGDSGARLALFVYSRGIVFYFVLGMIIAVSNRFLAPKLKVIGHGAGLALSTVLIVVALTFDSKAIAFAICFCLIMAANLEAPPHRGTSSRDDLYSRWVVFLGNASYSVYLTHVFVLVPVVAVLARFGSLGVAGFTIAMVVATALCLAIGAIVHVTVERPLHLALNGRRLRPAVAA
- the lpdA gene encoding dihydrolipoyl dehydrogenase, whose product is MADYDIIIIGSGPGGYVAAIRAAQLGFKTAIVEREHLAGICSNWGCIPTKALLRSAEILHYGQHAKDYGLVLEGSFKADLAAVVARSRGIAARMNNGVQFLMKKNKVDVIWGEATLTKSSDKDRPGTISVVPTKKPAMQPQVPPPKNAKGEGSYTADHIIVATGARPRALPGIEPDGKLIWTYFESMVPAKMPKSLLVMGSGAIGIEFASFYRTMGVEVTVVEVMSQVVPVEDAEIGAFARKAFEKQGMKILTGAKVTKVEKGADSVTAHIEDEKGGKQTVTADRMISAVGVVANVENIGLEALGVKTDRGFIAIDGFCRTNVKGIYAIGDVAGPPMLAHKAEHEAVICVEAIKGLHPHPMDKNMIPGCTYCHPQIASVGLTEAKAKAAGHDLKVGRFPFVANGKAVALGEDSGLVKTIFDAKTGKLLGAHMVGAEVTELIQGFVVAMNLETTEEELMHTIFPHPTLSETMKESVLDAYGKVLNA